A window of the Desulforapulum autotrophicum HRM2 genome harbors these coding sequences:
- a CDS encoding pseudouridine synthase: protein MVVSVSPSTVTVPRENPEGFVLLLDFLDARFPWIGRQEWVRRINASRVIQEDKTPFNISSPLIPGSKVLYYREVETEPLIPFKEEILFHNDHLIAACKPHFLPVVPSGPHVNETLLNRLKIRFSNPDIVPIHRLDRETAGVVLFSVEPETRGAFQHLFMEKKVKKTYEAVTRRPGTLPHLPSVIVNRIERGEPWFRNTIVPGRPNAETRLELVGADRDRAFFRLYPQTGKKHQLRLHLASLGFPIENDRCYPDLLPKQGDDWEHPLMLLSREVRFMDPIAGRERVFTSPRWVDPLSDC from the coding sequence ATGGTTGTTTCAGTTTCACCCTCAACGGTAACAGTGCCCCGGGAAAACCCTGAAGGTTTTGTTCTTCTCCTGGATTTTCTTGACGCCAGATTTCCCTGGATCGGCAGGCAGGAGTGGGTGCGGCGAATTAATGCAAGTCGTGTCATCCAAGAGGATAAAACCCCTTTTAACATCTCCTCACCCCTTATTCCCGGGTCAAAGGTCCTTTACTATCGCGAGGTTGAAACTGAACCCCTGATCCCCTTTAAGGAGGAGATCCTTTTCCACAACGATCACCTCATTGCGGCGTGCAAACCCCACTTTCTGCCGGTGGTGCCATCGGGTCCCCATGTGAACGAGACCCTTTTAAACCGCCTTAAAATTCGTTTTTCCAATCCAGATATTGTACCCATCCATCGCCTGGACAGGGAGACCGCCGGTGTGGTGCTCTTTTCGGTTGAGCCGGAAACCAGGGGCGCCTTTCAGCATTTGTTCATGGAGAAAAAGGTAAAAAAGACCTACGAGGCCGTTACCCGAAGGCCCGGCACGCTCCCCCATCTGCCGTCTGTGATTGTCAATCGTATTGAAAGGGGTGAGCCCTGGTTCCGGAACACAATTGTTCCGGGCAGGCCCAATGCCGAAACCCGCCTGGAACTTGTGGGGGCAGACCGTGACAGGGCCTTTTTTCGGCTCTATCCCCAAACAGGTAAAAAGCACCAGTTGCGCCTTCACCTTGCATCCCTGGGTTTCCCCATAGAAAACGATCGATGCTATCCTGATCTTCTGCCCAAGCAAGGTGACGACTGGGAACATCCCCTGATGCTGCTTTCCAGGGAGGTCCGGTTCATGGATCCCATTGCAGGCAGGGAGCGTGTGTTTACCTCCCCTCGATGGGTAGATCCCCTGTCTGATTGTTGA
- the hrpB gene encoding ATP-dependent helicase HrpB, which produces MENVLLPIDRVMPEIKAALMTNQRVIIKAPPGAGKTTRVPLALLDEPWLGHRNILVLEPRRIAARAAASRMSDLLHEPLGQTVGYHISMDRKVSPKTRIEVITEGILTRRIQSDPGLLGTGLVIFDEFHERNLSSDLGLALCLDAMGAFCEDLKIVVMSATLEAAPLCELMGRAGVVESQGKIFPVDTRYLEPGPGAKKDEFLEVRMARVILNALARDRGDILAFLPGVGEIRRTAALLNPSKLSACVSVLPLHGNLTQKDQDRAIQAARAGQRKVVLATAIAETSLTIEGVHVVVDSGLVREPRFSPRTGMSALETFDASKASVDQRRGRAGRTGPGICYRLWSRQTQGDRTENVRPEIFNTDLAGLALELALWGVRDPGELKWLDQPPKAAMDQARTLLVRLGALDAQGRIKAHGRALAGLGVHPRLGHMLLTGKAMGMGALACLVAAIVQEPDFMVRTNNAWDADLRLRVELLVSDPRSIRDRSLKGGTLARVRKIAGKLRHTLGVKDESVDPNRAGNLLALAYPERVAMNRNSRDGRFLLASGRGGILPKADPLAWEEMIVAAHVDGKNTNAKIFMAAPISRTELEQTFEQNIQVVDRVFWDASAKAVKAVKERCYMGLVLSSHALENPNPELILSGLLQGIRDQGVGILAWTPGLRRFQARAVFLNRILGDEGFPDLSDKVLEESLERWFVPFMGTALSMSRVKRMDLKVPLLSLLTHGEHRLLERHAPSHLLVPSGSKILLDYGEQASGCIDSPVLRVRIQEMFACTTTPTVAMGRVPVTIHLLSPAQRPVQVTQDLASFWDNTYAQVKKELKGRYPKHFWPDDPRSAPATRRTMRNS; this is translated from the coding sequence ATGGAAAATGTTCTTCTTCCAATTGATCGGGTAATGCCCGAAATTAAAGCGGCCCTGATGACAAATCAGCGGGTGATTATCAAGGCTCCGCCTGGTGCAGGTAAGACCACCCGGGTCCCTTTGGCCCTGCTTGACGAGCCCTGGCTTGGCCACAGAAACATCCTTGTACTTGAACCCAGGCGCATTGCCGCAAGGGCTGCGGCCAGCCGCATGTCAGATCTTCTCCATGAACCCCTGGGGCAAACCGTTGGCTATCACATCAGCATGGACAGAAAGGTATCACCAAAGACCCGCATTGAGGTGATCACCGAGGGGATACTGACCCGCAGGATACAGAGTGATCCAGGTCTTCTGGGCACAGGTCTTGTCATCTTTGATGAGTTCCACGAGCGCAATTTAAGTTCAGACCTCGGGCTTGCCCTCTGCCTTGATGCCATGGGCGCCTTTTGTGAGGATCTCAAGATCGTTGTCATGTCCGCCACCCTTGAGGCCGCCCCCCTGTGCGAGCTCATGGGCAGGGCCGGGGTGGTGGAATCCCAGGGAAAAATTTTTCCCGTTGATACCCGTTACCTTGAACCCGGTCCGGGGGCAAAAAAAGACGAATTCCTTGAGGTTCGCATGGCCCGTGTGATCCTGAATGCGCTTGCCCGGGACAGGGGGGATATTCTGGCCTTTCTGCCTGGTGTCGGTGAAATCAGACGCACGGCAGCCCTTTTAAACCCCAGTAAGCTTTCCGCCTGCGTCAGTGTCCTGCCCCTCCACGGCAACCTTACTCAAAAGGATCAGGACAGGGCCATCCAGGCTGCCAGGGCTGGTCAACGAAAGGTTGTCCTTGCCACGGCCATTGCCGAAACCTCCCTCACCATTGAAGGGGTCCATGTGGTGGTTGACTCAGGCCTGGTGCGCGAACCCAGGTTTTCCCCAAGGACCGGGATGTCCGCCCTTGAAACCTTTGATGCATCCAAAGCGTCGGTGGACCAGCGGCGGGGAAGGGCGGGCAGGACAGGACCCGGCATCTGTTATCGGCTCTGGTCAAGGCAAACCCAGGGGGATAGAACTGAGAATGTCCGGCCGGAAATATTCAACACTGATCTTGCCGGCCTTGCACTGGAGCTTGCCCTCTGGGGGGTTCGTGATCCAGGAGAACTCAAATGGTTGGATCAGCCCCCAAAGGCTGCAATGGACCAGGCCCGAACGCTTCTTGTGCGTTTAGGTGCCCTGGACGCCCAGGGAAGGATCAAGGCCCATGGGCGAGCACTTGCCGGTCTCGGGGTGCACCCAAGGCTTGGCCATATGCTGCTGACGGGCAAAGCCATGGGAATGGGAGCCCTTGCCTGCCTTGTGGCAGCCATTGTCCAGGAGCCCGATTTTATGGTCCGTACGAACAACGCCTGGGATGCCGACCTCCGTTTGCGTGTGGAACTTCTTGTATCTGACCCTAGGTCCATTCGGGATAGATCACTCAAGGGGGGGACCCTGGCAAGGGTCAGGAAAATCGCTGGAAAACTCAGGCACACCCTTGGCGTTAAAGATGAGAGTGTTGATCCCAACAGGGCCGGAAACCTTCTGGCCCTTGCCTATCCCGAGCGGGTCGCCATGAACCGCAATTCCCGGGACGGTCGGTTTCTCCTGGCATCGGGCCGGGGGGGAATCCTTCCCAAGGCCGATCCTCTGGCCTGGGAGGAGATGATCGTTGCCGCCCATGTGGATGGGAAAAATACTAATGCCAAAATTTTCATGGCCGCTCCGATTTCACGGACTGAACTTGAGCAGACCTTTGAGCAGAATATCCAGGTCGTTGATCGGGTCTTCTGGGATGCATCGGCAAAGGCTGTGAAGGCTGTGAAGGAACGCTGTTACATGGGGCTTGTTCTTTCAAGCCACGCCCTGGAAAACCCGAATCCGGAATTGATCCTTTCGGGGCTCCTCCAGGGTATCCGTGACCAGGGGGTGGGCATTCTTGCCTGGACTCCTGGGTTGAGGCGCTTCCAGGCAAGGGCGGTGTTTCTAAACAGGATCCTTGGTGATGAAGGGTTTCCAGACCTGTCGGACAAGGTTCTGGAAGAGAGCCTGGAGCGCTGGTTTGTACCGTTCATGGGAACGGCTCTTTCAATGTCCCGGGTCAAACGGATGGACCTTAAGGTCCCTCTTCTGTCCCTGTTAACCCATGGCGAACACCGCCTCCTTGAGCGCCACGCCCCCTCCCATCTCCTTGTGCCTAGTGGGTCAAAAATCTTGCTTGACTATGGGGAACAAGCAAGTGGATGCATTGACTCGCCCGTTTTAAGGGTCCGCATTCAGGAGATGTTCGCCTGTACCACCACCCCGACGGTTGCCATGGGACGGGTGCCTGTTACCATCCATCTGCTCTCCCCGGCCCAGAGGCCCGTTCAGGTCACCCAGGATCTTGCAAGCTTCTGGGACAACACCTACGCCCAGGTTAAAAAGGAACTCAAGGGAAGATACCCCAAACATTTCTGGCCCGATGATCCAAGAAGCGCCCCTGCCACACGACGGACAATGCGGAATTCATGA
- a CDS encoding ATP-binding cassette domain-containing protein, translating to MLKVSEVTKKWNDQTILHCLSFSVKQGERVALTAPSGTGKTTLISILAGIDKEFSGTVALKCKKRGVVFQEPGLFWYKTVGQNILYPLELEKLPLDRQIQERYRLWLCVTGLGKYEDHYPHEISRGMKQKTALVRALILNPDFLLMDEPFSAMDKASVTSIVNHIHSSCPGITLVAASHTLEGSLDFFDKVLVAEKTPITKFEI from the coding sequence ATGCTAAAGGTATCTGAAGTTACCAAGAAATGGAACGATCAGACCATCCTTCATTGCTTGAGTTTCAGCGTCAAACAAGGAGAGCGGGTCGCCTTGACCGCACCGTCGGGCACGGGTAAAACCACCCTGATTTCCATTCTGGCTGGGATTGACAAGGAGTTTTCAGGTACTGTTGCCTTAAAATGTAAAAAACGAGGGGTGGTATTCCAGGAGCCGGGCCTGTTCTGGTATAAGACCGTTGGACAAAATATTTTATACCCCCTTGAACTTGAGAAACTTCCCCTGGACAGGCAGATTCAGGAACGCTATCGCCTATGGCTTTGTGTGACCGGTCTTGGCAAATACGAGGATCATTATCCCCATGAGATTTCCCGGGGCATGAAGCAGAAAACAGCATTGGTGAGAGCCCTTATCTTAAACCCGGATTTTCTGCTCATGGACGAGCCCTTCAGTGCCATGGACAAAGCGTCTGTAACGTCCATTGTCAATCACATCCATTCCTCCTGTCCCGGCATTACCCTGGTTGCGGCAAGTCATACCCTTGAGGGGTCCCTGGATTTCTTTGACAAGGTTCTGGTTGCTGAAAAGACTCCCATTACAAAGTTTGAAATCTGA
- a CDS encoding ABC transporter permease: MKPLTNFFRPLLSLGAFMGIWSLASLFFEPYVLPSPLEIVEDFDHLYTPDLLDHLRITLLRVIAGFMVSFAAGTSMGILGHVLKITPWVEGAMMMVQVIPGVILGVILLLLVGQGSEVPVMLIIVLTTPLIAMNTGAALARRNPSMEGVILSFGGTRRHLVKDLYLPMLVPAMRSNAGIGMAMAVKVVVLGEFIATDNGLGYLINMARIYFNMADVLFYVMIILVLILGFQLMIDAVFFFFLKKYFYPG, encoded by the coding sequence ATGAAACCTTTAACGAATTTTTTTAGGCCCCTTCTCTCCCTTGGGGCCTTTATGGGCATCTGGTCCCTGGCCTCGCTTTTTTTTGAGCCCTATGTGCTGCCTTCCCCCCTTGAAATTGTAGAAGATTTTGATCACCTGTACACCCCTGATCTGCTGGATCATTTAAGGATTACCCTTTTAAGGGTGATAGCGGGATTTATGGTCTCGTTTGCCGCAGGCACCTCCATGGGCATCCTGGGCCATGTGCTGAAAATCACCCCCTGGGTTGAAGGGGCAATGATGATGGTCCAGGTGATACCCGGGGTCATCCTGGGAGTCATTTTGCTGCTGCTGGTCGGGCAGGGAAGTGAGGTCCCTGTGATGCTCATCATTGTCCTGACCACGCCTTTAATCGCCATGAACACGGGCGCTGCGCTCGCCCGGCGCAATCCCTCCATGGAGGGGGTTATCCTGTCCTTTGGCGGAACACGTCGGCATCTTGTAAAGGATCTTTATCTGCCCATGCTTGTTCCTGCCATGCGCTCCAATGCCGGAATCGGCATGGCCATGGCGGTCAAGGTTGTCGTTCTTGGCGAATTCATCGCAACAGACAACGGGCTTGGCTATCTGATAAATATGGCAAGGATTTATTTTAACATGGCAGACGTGCTTTTTTATGTGATGATCATCCTTGTTCTGATTCTTGGGTTCCAACTGATGATCGACGCTGTTTTCTTCTTTTTTTTAAAAAAGTATTTTTATCCGGGTTGA
- a CDS encoding ABC transporter substrate-binding protein — MRIFFIRIFLVLLVCLAPLERGRADAQSDPNPLLLVPASPAAIPLILAAQSLEHLEVKVFHNHSQAHALFLRGQAQLLSTGLSVGVHFFNQGVPVKIISSHVAGLSYLVSTRPVNGFGELAGQKIWLPFPGSPLEEICRFFAKQEGLVWTTDILVGYSMFDASVNMLKMHKIDFLPLPEPFVTLATKGASDLFVSLDFARLWEHYTGNPNGCPQVGTLVNKTWVGTHGDLIVLFNQALEQAIVLCAQDPDFAVKQSQPLLGFSLDVLRVALERTRFHLMTGQTLKDGVFDYYGTIGSPLDETFNEFF; from the coding sequence GTGAGAATATTTTTTATCAGAATTTTTCTTGTTCTCCTTGTCTGCCTTGCCCCCCTTGAAAGGGGCAGGGCAGATGCCCAATCCGACCCGAATCCGCTGCTGCTTGTCCCTGCATCCCCGGCCGCCATTCCCCTGATCCTTGCCGCCCAAAGCCTTGAGCATTTGGAGGTAAAGGTTTTTCACAATCACTCCCAGGCCCATGCCCTTTTTTTAAGGGGGCAGGCCCAGCTTCTTTCAACCGGACTGAGCGTGGGTGTCCATTTCTTTAACCAGGGCGTGCCGGTAAAGATCATCAGTTCCCATGTGGCAGGGCTGAGTTATCTTGTCTCCACCCGGCCCGTCAACGGATTTGGGGAGCTTGCCGGACAGAAAATCTGGTTGCCCTTTCCAGGCTCTCCCCTGGAGGAGATCTGCCGGTTCTTTGCAAAGCAGGAGGGGCTTGTCTGGACAACTGATATTCTTGTGGGTTACTCAATGTTTGACGCTTCGGTCAATATGCTCAAAATGCACAAAATTGATTTTCTTCCATTGCCTGAACCCTTTGTTACCCTGGCTACGAAGGGAGCGTCGGATCTCTTTGTCAGTCTTGATTTTGCACGTCTTTGGGAACATTATACGGGCAATCCCAACGGTTGCCCCCAGGTGGGCACCCTTGTCAATAAAACCTGGGTCGGGACCCATGGGGATCTGATCGTTCTGTTCAACCAGGCCCTTGAACAGGCCATTGTTCTTTGCGCCCAGGATCCGGATTTTGCAGTTAAACAGTCCCAGCCCCTTCTCGGGTTCTCCCTGGATGTTTTAAGGGTTGCCCTGGAGCGTACCCGGTTTCACCTGATGACGGGCCAAACATTGAAAGACGGTGTTTTTGACTACTATGGGACCATTGGTTCTCCCCTTGATGAAACCTTTAACGAATTTTTTTAG